One Ricinus communis isolate WT05 ecotype wild-type chromosome 7, ASM1957865v1, whole genome shotgun sequence genomic region harbors:
- the LOC8265577 gene encoding putative BPI/LBP family protein At1g04970 isoform X3, whose product MLLVGKVEGMQVGLSLGLENQNGTLKLSLMDCGCYVKDISIKLDGGASWLYQGMIDAFEEQIGAAVESAITKKLREAILEFDSFLQALPKEIPVDDNASLNVTFVKDPSLSNSTIGFNINGLFTAKEKIPVPMLNYKNSQPSVFCTDPSKMLGISLDEAVFNSASALYYDAKFMQWIVDKIPDQNLLNTAGWRFIVPQLYKKYPNYDMNLNISLSSPPIIRISGHDIDATVYADLIIDVLKADQVIPVACISLDIRGSGSVRISGNKLGGSVKLIDFSMSLKWSNVGNLRLYLVQPVMWTLIQTVFLPYANAHLGQGFPLPIIRGFTLQNAEIILSSATITVCSDLEFTESQAINQLVPEF is encoded by the exons ATGCTGCTTGTGGGTAAGGTTGAAGGCATGCAAGTGGGGCTTTCCTTAGGCTTGGAGAATCAAAATGGAACTTTGAAGCTGTCCCTAATGGACTGTGGTTGTTATGTTAAAgatatatctataaaattgGATGGAGGAGCATCTTGGCTTTACCAAGG GATGATAGATGCATTTGAAGAGCAAATAGGAGCTGCAGTAGAAAGCGCTATTACCAAGAAACTTCGAGAAGCGATTCTAGAGTTTGATTCATTTCTGCAAGCTCTTCCCAAAGAAATTCCAGTAGATGATAATGCTTCTCTAAATGTCACTTTTGTGAAGGACCCTTCATTGAGTAATTCAACAATCGGGTTTAACATCAATGGGTTATTCACAGCAAAGGAAAAGATTCCAGTACCAATGCTTAACTACAAGAATTCACAACCTTCAGTATTCTGTACAGATCCATCTAAAATGCTTGGAATTTCATTAGATGAAGCTGTTTTTAACTCTGCATCAGCCTTGTATTATGAT GCAAAATTTATGCAATGGATTGTGGATAAAATACCGGATCAGAATCTTTTAAACACTGCAGGATGGAGATTTATTGTCCCTCAGCTGTACAAGAAATACCCAAATTATGACATGAACTTAAACATCTCTTTATCTTCTCCTCCGATCATTAGAATTTCAGGACATGATATTGACGCAACTGTTTATGCGGACTTGATAATTGATGTTTTGAAAGCCGACCAAGTAATACCAGTTGCATGCATTTCATTG GATATTCGTGGCTCAGGTTCGGTTAGAATCTCAGGGAATAAACTTGGTGGCAGCGTGAAATTAATTGACTTTTCGATGTCTTTGAAGTGGAGCAATGTTGGCAATCTTCGGTTGTATCTTGTTCAG CCAGTGATGTGGACTCTTATCCAAACTGTTTTCTTGCCATATGCAAATGCACACCTCGGACAAGGATTTCCTTTGCCAATCATTCGTGGTTTCACCCTTCAGAATGCTGAAATAATCTTATCGAGTGCAACAATTACAGTTTGCAGTGATTTGGAATTCACAGAGTCTCAGGCTATTAATCAGCTGGTCCCTGAATTTTGA
- the LOC8265577 gene encoding putative BPI/LBP family protein At1g04970 isoform X2, whose protein sequence is MAPTFLFLLLISSLLIPSYTQNLQNPDQESFISILISQNGLDFIKNLLITKAISSIIPLKLPNIEKTAKIPFLGNVDMVVSNFTIYEINVLSSYVKPGDSGIAIIASGTTCNLSMNWYYQYSTWLLPVEIADKGRASVQVEGMQVGLSLGLENQNGTLKLSLMDCGCYVKDISIKLDGGASWLYQGMIDAFEEQIGAAVESAITKKLREAILEFDSFLQALPKEIPVDDNASLNVTFVKDPSLSNSTIGFNINGLFTAKEKIPVPMLNYKNSQPSVFCTDPSKMLGISLDEAVFNSASALYYDDIRGSGSVRISGNKLGGSVKLIDFSMSLKWSNVGNLRLYLVQPVMWTLIQTVFLPYANAHLGQGFPLPIIRGFTLQNAEIILSSATITVCSDLEFTESQAINQLVPEF, encoded by the exons ATGGCACCAACGTTTCTCTTCCTTCTCTtaatttcttctcttttaatCCCTTCTTATACCCAAAATCTCCAAAACCCAGATCAAGAATCCTTCATTTCTATCCTAATTTCTCAAAACGGTCTCGACTTTATCAAGAATTTACTCATAACCAAAGCAATCTCCTCAATTATCCCTCTCAAATTGCCCAACATTGAGAAAACAGCTAAAATCCCATTTCTGGGTAATGTTGATATGGTTGTTTCTAACTTTactatatatgaaattaatgtCTTGTCTTCTTACGTTAAGCCTGGAGATTCTGGTATTGCAATTATAGCTTCTGGGACCACGTGTAATTTAAGTATGAATTGGTATTATCAGTACAGCACTTGGCTTTTGCCTGTTGAGATTGCTGATAAAGGAAGAGCTTCTGTTCAg GTTGAAGGCATGCAAGTGGGGCTTTCCTTAGGCTTGGAGAATCAAAATGGAACTTTGAAGCTGTCCCTAATGGACTGTGGTTGTTATGTTAAAgatatatctataaaattgGATGGAGGAGCATCTTGGCTTTACCAAGG GATGATAGATGCATTTGAAGAGCAAATAGGAGCTGCAGTAGAAAGCGCTATTACCAAGAAACTTCGAGAAGCGATTCTAGAGTTTGATTCATTTCTGCAAGCTCTTCCCAAAGAAATTCCAGTAGATGATAATGCTTCTCTAAATGTCACTTTTGTGAAGGACCCTTCATTGAGTAATTCAACAATCGGGTTTAACATCAATGGGTTATTCACAGCAAAGGAAAAGATTCCAGTACCAATGCTTAACTACAAGAATTCACAACCTTCAGTATTCTGTACAGATCCATCTAAAATGCTTGGAATTTCATTAGATGAAGCTGTTTTTAACTCTGCATCAGCCTTGTATTATGAT GATATTCGTGGCTCAGGTTCGGTTAGAATCTCAGGGAATAAACTTGGTGGCAGCGTGAAATTAATTGACTTTTCGATGTCTTTGAAGTGGAGCAATGTTGGCAATCTTCGGTTGTATCTTGTTCAG CCAGTGATGTGGACTCTTATCCAAACTGTTTTCTTGCCATATGCAAATGCACACCTCGGACAAGGATTTCCTTTGCCAATCATTCGTGGTTTCACCCTTCAGAATGCTGAAATAATCTTATCGAGTGCAACAATTACAGTTTGCAGTGATTTGGAATTCACAGAGTCTCAGGCTATTAATCAGCTGGTCCCTGAATTTTGA
- the LOC8265577 gene encoding putative BPI/LBP family protein At1g04970 isoform X1: MAPTFLFLLLISSLLIPSYTQNLQNPDQESFISILISQNGLDFIKNLLITKAISSIIPLKLPNIEKTAKIPFLGNVDMVVSNFTIYEINVLSSYVKPGDSGIAIIASGTTCNLSMNWYYQYSTWLLPVEIADKGRASVQVEGMQVGLSLGLENQNGTLKLSLMDCGCYVKDISIKLDGGASWLYQGMIDAFEEQIGAAVESAITKKLREAILEFDSFLQALPKEIPVDDNASLNVTFVKDPSLSNSTIGFNINGLFTAKEKIPVPMLNYKNSQPSVFCTDPSKMLGISLDEAVFNSASALYYDAKFMQWIVDKIPDQNLLNTAGWRFIVPQLYKKYPNYDMNLNISLSSPPIIRISGHDIDATVYADLIIDVLKADQVIPVACISLDIRGSGSVRISGNKLGGSVKLIDFSMSLKWSNVGNLRLYLVQPVMWTLIQTVFLPYANAHLGQGFPLPIIRGFTLQNAEIILSSATITVCSDLEFTESQAINQLVPEF, from the exons ATGGCACCAACGTTTCTCTTCCTTCTCTtaatttcttctcttttaatCCCTTCTTATACCCAAAATCTCCAAAACCCAGATCAAGAATCCTTCATTTCTATCCTAATTTCTCAAAACGGTCTCGACTTTATCAAGAATTTACTCATAACCAAAGCAATCTCCTCAATTATCCCTCTCAAATTGCCCAACATTGAGAAAACAGCTAAAATCCCATTTCTGGGTAATGTTGATATGGTTGTTTCTAACTTTactatatatgaaattaatgtCTTGTCTTCTTACGTTAAGCCTGGAGATTCTGGTATTGCAATTATAGCTTCTGGGACCACGTGTAATTTAAGTATGAATTGGTATTATCAGTACAGCACTTGGCTTTTGCCTGTTGAGATTGCTGATAAAGGAAGAGCTTCTGTTCAg GTTGAAGGCATGCAAGTGGGGCTTTCCTTAGGCTTGGAGAATCAAAATGGAACTTTGAAGCTGTCCCTAATGGACTGTGGTTGTTATGTTAAAgatatatctataaaattgGATGGAGGAGCATCTTGGCTTTACCAAGG GATGATAGATGCATTTGAAGAGCAAATAGGAGCTGCAGTAGAAAGCGCTATTACCAAGAAACTTCGAGAAGCGATTCTAGAGTTTGATTCATTTCTGCAAGCTCTTCCCAAAGAAATTCCAGTAGATGATAATGCTTCTCTAAATGTCACTTTTGTGAAGGACCCTTCATTGAGTAATTCAACAATCGGGTTTAACATCAATGGGTTATTCACAGCAAAGGAAAAGATTCCAGTACCAATGCTTAACTACAAGAATTCACAACCTTCAGTATTCTGTACAGATCCATCTAAAATGCTTGGAATTTCATTAGATGAAGCTGTTTTTAACTCTGCATCAGCCTTGTATTATGAT GCAAAATTTATGCAATGGATTGTGGATAAAATACCGGATCAGAATCTTTTAAACACTGCAGGATGGAGATTTATTGTCCCTCAGCTGTACAAGAAATACCCAAATTATGACATGAACTTAAACATCTCTTTATCTTCTCCTCCGATCATTAGAATTTCAGGACATGATATTGACGCAACTGTTTATGCGGACTTGATAATTGATGTTTTGAAAGCCGACCAAGTAATACCAGTTGCATGCATTTCATTG GATATTCGTGGCTCAGGTTCGGTTAGAATCTCAGGGAATAAACTTGGTGGCAGCGTGAAATTAATTGACTTTTCGATGTCTTTGAAGTGGAGCAATGTTGGCAATCTTCGGTTGTATCTTGTTCAG CCAGTGATGTGGACTCTTATCCAAACTGTTTTCTTGCCATATGCAAATGCACACCTCGGACAAGGATTTCCTTTGCCAATCATTCGTGGTTTCACCCTTCAGAATGCTGAAATAATCTTATCGAGTGCAACAATTACAGTTTGCAGTGATTTGGAATTCACAGAGTCTCAGGCTATTAATCAGCTGGTCCCTGAATTTTGA